The window CGGAAGGCATCGGGATCGGCGTCTCCTTCAGCGGAGGGAGGGAACTCGGTCTGTTCATCGCCCTCGCCATCGCCGTGCACAACATCCCTGAAGGCCTTGCCATCAGCCTGGTGCTGGTGCCCCGGGGGATCCCCGTCTGGCAGGCCGTGTGGTGGAGCATCTTCAGCAGCCTGCCCCAGCCCCTCCTGGCCCCTCCTGCCTACCTCTTCGTGGAGGCCTTCCGGGCACACCTGCCCACGGGGCTCGGGTTTGCCGCCGGGGCCATGATCTGGATGGTGTTCTCCGAGATCCTGCCGGATGCCCTCCTGGATGCCCCGCAGGGGCTCGTGGCCACCACCGTGACCCTCGCTTCCCTGGCCATGGTGGCCTTCCAGGCCCTCCTGAGGGCCTGAGGATCCACCCTACACGTCCCGGACCCGGTCTCCCAGGGCCGCCTGGGCGGCGGCGAGCCGGGCCACGGGCACCCGGTAGGGGGAGCAGGAGACGTAGTCCAGCCCCACCGCAAAGCAGAACTTCACGCTGCTGGGTTCTCCGCCGTGCTCCCCGCAGATCCCCACCACGAGGTCCGGCCGGGTCAGGCGGCCCCGTTCGGTCCCCATCCGCAGCAGCTGTCCCACCCCCTCCCGGTCCAGGACCTGGAAGGGGTCTTCGGAGAGGATCTTCTGGTCGAGATAGCGGGGCAAAAACCGGCCCGCATCGTCCCGGCTCATGCCGAAGGTGAACTGGGTGAGATCGTTCGTCCCGAAGCTGAAGAACTGCGCCACCTCCGCGATCCGATCCGCGATCAGGGCCGCCCGGGGGACCTCAATCATGGTCCCCACCCGGTAGGGGATCCGCTGACCCGTACGGGCCATCACCTCCTGGGCAACCCGGTGGACGACGTCTGCCTGGGCACGCAGCTCGTTGAGATCCGAGACGAGAGGGATCATCACCTCCGGCTCCACGTGCACCCCCTCCGCTTGGCAGGCGGCCGCGGCCTCGAAGATGGCCCGGGCCTGCATCTCCGTGATCTCCGGATAGAGGATCCCCAGCCGGCACCCCCGCAGGCCCATCATGGGGTTGAACTCCCGTAGCGCCGCGACCTTCTGCCGGATCGCCTCCACGGATACCCCGATGCGCTCCGCGGTCTCCCGGATGGCCTCCTCCTCCTGGGGCAGGAACTCGTGGAGGGGCGGGTCCAGGGTGCGGATCACCACCGGGTATCCGTCCATGGCCCGGAAGATCTCCACGAAGTCCTGTCGCTGGAGGGGCTCGATCTTCGCCAGGGCCGCCGCGCGCTCCTCCGGGGTGGTCGCCATGATCATCTCCCGCATGGCGTAGATGCGGTCTCCGGTGAAGAACATGTGCTCCGTACGGCACAGCCCGATCCCCTCCGCCCCGAACTGCCGGGCCCGGCGGGCGTCCTCGGGGGTGTCCGCATTGGCCCGGACCCTCATGGTCCGGAACTCGTCCACCCACTGCATGAAGGTGAGGAACTCCTCCGTGGGGGTCGGCTCCCGGGTGGGGAGCTCCCCCAGGAACACCTCGCCCGTCCCTCCGTCCACGGTGATCCACTCCCCGGCCCGGACCACCCTCCCGTTGACTCGCATCTCACGGGCTTCCGGATCGATCACCAGGGCTTCCGCGCCCACCACGCAGGGTTTCCCCATGCCCCGGGCCACCACCGCCGCGTGGGAGGTCATCCCCCCCCGGGCGGTGAGCACAGCGCGCGCTGCCACCATGCCGTGGAAGTCCTCCGGGGAGGTCTCCGTGCGTACCAGGATCACCCGCTCTCCCCGGGCGGCCCGCTGCTCCGCCTCATCCGGATGGAAGACCACCTGGCCGCTCGCGGCGCCCGGGGAGGCGGGAAGCCCCCGGGCGAGGAAGCGGCCGTCCCGGTGGGCCCCTTGACGGGCGGCCTCGTCCACGGTAGGGTGCAGGAGCTGCGCGAGCTGCTCCGGATCCACCCGCAGGATCGCGGTGCGCCGATCAATGAGCCCTTCCCGGACCATGTCCACCGCGATGCGCACCGCGGCCGTCCCCGTGCGCTTGCCAGAGCGGGTCTGCAGCATCCACAGCTGCCCGTTCTCGATGGTGAACTCCACGTCCTGCATGTCCTTGTAGTGCCGCTCCAGGAGTTCCGCCACCCGCACGAACTCCCGGTACACCTCCGGCATCTCCTCCGCCAGCTGGGCGATGGGTTTCGGGGTACGGATGCCCGCCACCACGTCCTCCCCCTGGGCCTGGGGAAGGTACTCCCCGTAAAGCTGCCGCTCTCCCGTCACGGGGTTGCGGGTGAAGGCCACTCC is drawn from Armatimonadota bacterium and contains these coding sequences:
- a CDS encoding ZIP family metal transporter, yielding MFHGGLESVFLYALGTAACTGLGAFPFLFYRNATRIWLGASNAAAAGLMLAASFGLLQEGLRFHPGRVLLGAVTGIGFIAWTSNLLRGQEDLRLGKLSGMDARKALLVVGVMTLHSFTEGIGIGVSFSGGRELGLFIALAIAVHNIPEGLAISLVLVPRGIPVWQAVWWSIFSSLPQPLLAPPAYLFVEAFRAHLPTGLGFAAGAMIWMVFSEILPDALLDAPQGLVATTVTLASLAMVAFQALLRA
- the ppdK gene encoding pyruvate, phosphate dikinase codes for the protein MDRKWVYRFEEGGEALRDLLGGKGAGLAEMTRAGIPVPPGFVITTEACNAYYEAGRRLPEGLWEQVLEALREVETRTGKRFGDPGRPLLVSVRSGAKFSMPGMMDTVLNLGMNDRVAEGLGRISGDPRFAYDAYRRFLQMFGRIVLDVPGELFEQVLEEYKHRGTEPRSDTDLTAEELQEICERFKDIIRKHTGREVPQDPYEQLRLAIAAVFDSWMGKRAVDYRRVHRIPDTLGTAVNVQTMVFGNLGPRSATGVAFTRNPVTGERQLYGEYLPQAQGEDVVAGIRTPKPIAQLAEEMPEVYREFVRVAELLERHYKDMQDVEFTIENGQLWMLQTRSGKRTGTAAVRIAVDMVREGLIDRRTAILRVDPEQLAQLLHPTVDEAARQGAHRDGRFLARGLPASPGAASGQVVFHPDEAEQRAARGERVILVRTETSPEDFHGMVAARAVLTARGGMTSHAAVVARGMGKPCVVGAEALVIDPEAREMRVNGRVVRAGEWITVDGGTGEVFLGELPTREPTPTEEFLTFMQWVDEFRTMRVRANADTPEDARRARQFGAEGIGLCRTEHMFFTGDRIYAMREMIMATTPEERAAALAKIEPLQRQDFVEIFRAMDGYPVVIRTLDPPLHEFLPQEEEAIRETAERIGVSVEAIRQKVAALREFNPMMGLRGCRLGILYPEITEMQARAIFEAAAACQAEGVHVEPEVMIPLVSDLNELRAQADVVHRVAQEVMARTGQRIPYRVGTMIEVPRAALIADRIAEVAQFFSFGTNDLTQFTFGMSRDDAGRFLPRYLDQKILSEDPFQVLDREGVGQLLRMGTERGRLTRPDLVVGICGEHGGEPSSVKFCFAVGLDYVSCSPYRVPVARLAAAQAALGDRVRDV